One window of Phycisphaeraceae bacterium genomic DNA carries:
- a CDS encoding cation transporter, with amino-acid sequence MTTTTQSQPARYTLAIDDMSCGHCVRAVSGALGRVPGVTVRSVAVGNAEIEAPDGLSVAAALAAVEEAGYPVRIRETSPSNGTATQSACCDSGNPGNIRRGCCG; translated from the coding sequence ATGACCACGACGACCCAATCTCAGCCGGCTCGATACACCCTCGCCATCGACGACATGAGCTGCGGCCACTGCGTCCGGGCGGTCTCCGGAGCGCTCGGACGGGTTCCCGGCGTCACTGTCCGCTCGGTCGCCGTGGGCAACGCGGAGATCGAAGCCCCCGATGGGCTGAGCGTCGCGGCGGCACTGGCGGCCGTCGAGGAGGCGGGATATCCGGTGCGAATCAGGGAGACCAGCCCCTCAAATGGCACGGCCACCCAAAGTGCGTGCTGTGACTCGGGCAATCCCGGCAACATCCGGCGTGGCTGCTGTGGTTGA
- a CDS encoding pirin family protein codes for MSWLPTADADSDLKCPAGLEMVILPRASDIGGFEVRRALPFRSKRMVGPFIFWDQMGPGEFLSGKGIDVRPHPHIGLATVTYLLNGSIDHRDSLGNDLRIHAGDVNLMTAGAGIVHSERTGKDVREQPSRLFGVQSWLAQPRTQEEGDPEFTRARRQDLPTFDEPGISGRLILGEFMGIRSPVATQWPTLYVDVCMKPGAKLGIPATTEERAIYTLLGHIEIGGIRFPPQQMLVLRPGDEVTVIAHDEARLMVLGGAVMDGPRYIYWNFVSSSKERLVQAKEDWRKRRFPIIPSDANDFIPLPDGPSPSG; via the coding sequence ATGAGCTGGTTGCCAACAGCCGATGCCGACAGCGATCTGAAATGTCCCGCTGGCTTAGAGATGGTGATCCTCCCCCGCGCGAGCGATATCGGCGGATTCGAGGTGCGTCGGGCTCTTCCTTTCCGTTCGAAGCGAATGGTGGGTCCGTTTATATTCTGGGATCAGATGGGCCCGGGCGAGTTCCTAAGCGGCAAGGGCATCGACGTTCGCCCGCACCCGCACATCGGGCTCGCGACGGTGACCTACCTGCTCAACGGTTCGATCGACCATCGGGACTCCTTGGGCAATGACCTCCGCATCCACGCTGGCGACGTGAACCTCATGACAGCAGGCGCCGGGATCGTCCACTCTGAACGCACTGGTAAGGACGTTCGCGAGCAGCCATCAAGACTCTTCGGCGTGCAGAGCTGGTTGGCACAACCACGAACCCAAGAAGAAGGCGACCCCGAGTTCACCCGCGCTCGTCGGCAAGACCTACCGACTTTCGACGAGCCGGGAATCTCGGGCCGCCTGATTCTCGGCGAGTTCATGGGTATCCGGTCGCCCGTGGCCACGCAGTGGCCGACTCTTTACGTCGACGTCTGCATGAAACCGGGCGCGAAACTCGGCATCCCCGCGACAACCGAGGAACGCGCCATCTACACGCTTCTTGGTCACATCGAGATCGGCGGCATCCGCTTTCCGCCGCAACAGATGCTCGTCCTCCGCCCCGGCGACGAAGTGACGGTCATCGCCCACGATGAGGCGCGCTTGATGGTCCTCGGAGGCGCGGTGATGGACGGACCACGCTACATCTACTGGAACTTCGTGTCCTCTTCCAAGGAGCGCTTAGTGCAAGCGAAAGAGGACTGGAGAAAGCGTCGCTTCCCGATTATCCCCAGTGATGCCAACGATTTCATTCCGTTGCCGGACGGACCCTCTCCTTCTGGCTGA
- a CDS encoding protein kinase, with translation MSVHESRIQFLLEEILGSDLTAEEACREYPDLLPEVRERLARARAMEDHLDAVMPSGDTRAGRQARQAPANELPQLPGYHIEGVVGTGGMGIVYRARHLKLNRHVAIKMLLAGGYAGPLELERFRREAEAVAALCHPNIVQVFDAGECDGRPYFVMELVERGNLAQQLDGRPRSSREAAASISILARAVHAAHAGGIMHRDLKPGNILVATDGTLKIADFGLARRSDYPGQSTAITITGTHLGTPSYMAPEQALGAATEFCPLIDIYALGAILYELLTGRPPFRGETAAETQRQVISDEPVPPTHLNPAVPRDLQTICLKCLQKDPARRYGSAADLANDIERFGRGDPILARPVGIAERSVKWCRRRPTAAAAIAFSVVTLAAMIAGGVWFQRVENARHTERVVRQVSARIAIESELPLLERLVRSRQWAEAAVVLSTARSHLKDAESPELESRLALAAEEFEVARELDRIRESFPEPATVGYTFFPARDAYTSAFIRIGIGREVDPTTAATRVRASPLRDVLLPALDHAAFIELFSSSDDELRRLLAVAQAAASDPWQDRFHDLATWHDLTSLQQLVRDAPTAVPAPPVHQLVIVGLRLSDLGSNDATIEILRDAQLRDPADFWVNLELGNSLRRAERYEEAIQFYRTAVSLRPTHYAAWTTLGWTLIHHGAPEAAIGPLRKAVALQPKYVRSWVSLVLALANCGRLDEAQQVSREALAAIPGDTEIASYQDWLHFGQARSAAGRRDWCSAAEHYAQAIAGLYASAGEAWFELAAVLILAGDVASYRDVCRSMLERCEPLELRKYLVARAFTLGAMSEDELAIASHIGRVGIEGSLQSHWALTLRGALLCREGRPGDAVPVFMQSIQIDSDPVRAVINWVWLARAHVSLGQRDEARQWLAKAADWLDQSEGMPERMHLHNWLEAQILRREVEHDLAQ, from the coding sequence ATGTCGGTGCACGAATCACGCATCCAGTTTCTCCTTGAGGAGATTCTCGGCTCCGATCTGACGGCCGAGGAAGCCTGCCGGGAGTACCCGGATCTATTGCCCGAAGTCAGAGAGCGACTCGCGCGGGCGCGGGCGATGGAAGACCACTTGGATGCCGTCATGCCGTCGGGGGACACTCGCGCTGGTCGACAAGCTCGGCAGGCACCGGCAAACGAGCTCCCGCAGTTGCCGGGGTATCACATCGAGGGCGTCGTCGGCACCGGAGGTATGGGGATTGTCTACAGGGCACGCCATCTGAAGCTCAATCGCCACGTCGCGATCAAGATGCTGCTCGCAGGGGGATACGCCGGGCCGCTCGAACTTGAGCGATTCAGGCGCGAAGCGGAAGCTGTCGCTGCCCTCTGCCACCCGAACATTGTGCAGGTGTTCGATGCGGGGGAGTGTGACGGTCGCCCGTATTTCGTCATGGAGCTTGTCGAGCGAGGGAACCTCGCACAGCAACTCGACGGCCGCCCTCGCTCATCCCGAGAGGCGGCGGCCTCTATCTCGATCCTCGCGAGAGCCGTTCACGCCGCGCACGCCGGCGGCATCATGCACCGCGACCTCAAACCGGGAAACATCCTGGTGGCAACCGATGGCACCTTGAAGATCGCTGACTTTGGTCTGGCGCGGCGCTCGGATTACCCGGGCCAGAGCACAGCGATCACCATCACGGGCACACATCTGGGCACACCGAGCTACATGGCGCCCGAGCAGGCCTTAGGAGCCGCCACCGAGTTCTGTCCCCTCATAGACATCTATGCTCTTGGAGCGATCCTCTACGAGCTGCTCACTGGGCGTCCCCCGTTCCGCGGCGAGACCGCAGCCGAAACACAGCGTCAGGTCATATCCGACGAGCCCGTTCCCCCGACCCACCTCAATCCCGCCGTGCCGCGCGACCTGCAGACCATCTGCCTCAAGTGCCTTCAGAAGGACCCGGCGCGGCGTTACGGCAGCGCGGCAGATCTCGCGAATGACATCGAACGCTTTGGTCGGGGCGATCCCATCCTCGCACGGCCGGTTGGCATCGCTGAGCGTTCCGTGAAATGGTGTCGGCGGCGGCCAACGGCGGCTGCAGCGATCGCGTTCTCAGTTGTCACGCTCGCGGCCATGATCGCGGGAGGAGTCTGGTTCCAACGCGTGGAGAACGCTCGTCACACTGAGCGTGTCGTCCGTCAGGTGAGCGCCCGCATTGCCATCGAATCGGAGTTGCCGCTGCTCGAGCGGCTGGTGCGGAGCCGTCAATGGGCCGAGGCAGCGGTGGTGCTCAGTACCGCACGCTCTCACCTCAAGGATGCCGAGTCGCCGGAGCTCGAGTCGCGTCTGGCGTTGGCCGCGGAGGAGTTCGAAGTTGCTCGCGAACTGGACCGAATCCGAGAGAGCTTCCCGGAGCCCGCCACCGTCGGATACACCTTCTTTCCTGCGCGCGACGCGTATACGAGCGCTTTCATAAGGATCGGCATCGGGCGTGAAGTCGACCCGACGACGGCCGCGACCCGAGTACGCGCGTCGCCACTGCGCGATGTCCTCCTGCCGGCGCTGGACCACGCCGCGTTCATCGAGCTTTTCAGCAGCTCCGACGATGAGTTGCGGCGACTGCTCGCGGTTGCGCAAGCGGCCGCATCCGACCCGTGGCAGGATCGCTTTCACGACCTTGCGACGTGGCACGACCTGACGAGTCTCCAGCAGCTCGTGCGGGACGCTCCGACCGCGGTCCCCGCGCCGCCTGTGCATCAACTCGTCATCGTCGGTCTTCGGCTCAGCGATCTTGGCTCCAATGACGCGACCATCGAGATCCTGCGCGACGCTCAGTTGCGCGATCCGGCGGACTTCTGGGTGAACCTTGAACTAGGCAACTCGCTTCGGCGGGCTGAGCGATATGAGGAGGCGATCCAGTTCTACCGGACAGCCGTCTCGCTCCGGCCAACGCACTACGCCGCATGGACGACACTAGGGTGGACTCTCATCCACCACGGCGCCCCGGAAGCGGCCATCGGACCACTCCGCAAAGCTGTGGCGCTTCAACCCAAGTATGTGAGGAGCTGGGTGAGCCTGGTGCTCGCGCTGGCGAACTGCGGCCGGTTGGACGAGGCTCAGCAAGTGAGCCGCGAGGCGCTCGCGGCCATTCCCGGCGATACCGAAATTGCCTCATATCAGGACTGGCTTCACTTCGGTCAGGCCCGTTCCGCGGCCGGGCGGCGCGACTGGTGCAGTGCCGCGGAGCACTACGCTCAAGCTATAGCTGGTCTCTATGCCAGCGCGGGCGAGGCGTGGTTCGAGCTTGCCGCGGTTCTGATTCTGGCGGGAGACGTGGCTTCGTACCGCGACGTGTGCCGCTCGATGCTGGAGCGGTGCGAGCCGTTGGAGCTACGGAAGTACCTCGTCGCAAGGGCCTTCACCCTCGGGGCGATGAGTGAGGACGAACTGGCGATTGCATCACATATCGGTCGTGTCGGGATTGAGGGCTCTCTGCAGTCACACTGGGCCTTGACGCTGCGCGGCGCGTTGCTCTGCCGCGAGGGCCGACCGGGCGATGCCGTGCCGGTCTTTATGCAGAGCATCCAGATCGACTCGGACCCTGTGAGAGCTGTCATCAACTGGGTGTGGTTGGCACGGGCGCACGTGAGCCTCGGCCAGCGCGATGAGGCGAGGCAGTGGCTCGCCAAGGCCGCCGACTGGCTCGACCAGAGCGAGGGCATGCCCGAGCGGATGCATCTTCACAACTGGCTTGAAGCCCAGATCCTGCGTCGCGAAGTAGAGCACGATCTCGCACAATGA
- a CDS encoding hydrolase, with the protein MSIRSGLSSLLRPEESVLVLIDHQPYQLANLNSHDPHMVVNNSAGLAKAAKVFGVPTILTSVVEDRGGRIFPQITDVFPGQAVIDRTLINTWEDPKVVNAVKATGRKQLIIAGLWTEICVAMPAIQAAGEGWDVTVITDACGGISVEGHQVAIQRMIAAGINMMTWVALASEWQRDWARAETAAAINAVVIQNLAGSGIAYLWEQQLLNTPVPDAAG; encoded by the coding sequence ATGAGTATCAGAAGCGGACTGTCCTCACTTCTCCGCCCCGAAGAGTCAGTGCTCGTTCTGATCGATCATCAGCCCTACCAGCTGGCAAACTTGAACAGCCACGATCCCCACATGGTGGTCAACAACTCGGCGGGATTGGCGAAGGCCGCCAAGGTCTTCGGCGTCCCGACCATTCTGACGAGTGTGGTCGAAGATCGCGGCGGCCGCATCTTCCCACAGATCACGGATGTGTTTCCCGGCCAAGCGGTGATCGACCGCACCCTGATCAACACCTGGGAGGATCCGAAAGTCGTCAATGCAGTCAAAGCGACCGGGCGCAAGCAACTGATCATCGCGGGACTGTGGACCGAGATCTGTGTCGCGATGCCGGCGATCCAGGCTGCGGGGGAGGGCTGGGACGTGACAGTCATCACCGACGCGTGCGGGGGCATATCGGTCGAGGGGCATCAGGTGGCCATCCAGCGCATGATTGCAGCTGGCATCAACATGATGACATGGGTGGCGCTCGCATCGGAATGGCAACGCGATTGGGCGCGGGCTGAAACTGCCGCGGCGATCAACGCAGTCGTCATCCAAAACCTTGCCGGGAGCGGGATCGCCTATCTGTGGGAGCAGCAACTGCTCAACACTCCGGTGCCCGACGCAGCAGGCTGA
- a CDS encoding metal-sensitive transcriptional regulator yields MKRRKKSGSKSETASPSRNGHVADGASGTGAKAAACCGCAATDVTASTLDGFGPGAHAAGVDAGLKAANLRHLRRIEGQVRGIAAMIEEDRYCADIIQQCAAVQESLRSVAKNLLRNHLGHCASRAMHGDKQQQDAMVEELIELVGRIAR; encoded by the coding sequence ATGAAGAGACGCAAGAAGTCCGGATCGAAGAGCGAGACTGCGAGCCCATCCCGCAACGGACACGTTGCTGACGGCGCTTCGGGGACCGGCGCGAAGGCCGCCGCTTGCTGCGGCTGCGCGGCGACAGACGTGACAGCATCGACGCTGGATGGGTTCGGCCCCGGCGCGCACGCCGCGGGCGTCGACGCCGGTCTCAAGGCCGCCAACCTCCGGCACCTCAGGCGCATCGAGGGCCAGGTCCGCGGCATCGCCGCGATGATCGAGGAGGACCGCTACTGCGCGGACATCATCCAGCAGTGCGCGGCGGTGCAGGAGTCGCTGCGATCCGTGGCGAAGAACCTGCTGAGGAACCACCTCGGGCACTGCGCCAGCCGCGCCATGCACGGCGACAAGCAACAGCAGGACGCGATGGTCGAGGAGCTGATTGAACTGGTCGGAAGGATCGCACGTTGA
- a CDS encoding sigma-70 family RNA polymerase sigma factor, whose translation MDQQNTTLAVQGYLDELAGLQGDSLAEPLVRDLLARSVGRLELLCGALLFRSYPRLTRAPLNLQTEEMLGAVVERLLKAMRKARPGNVRQFFAIANQHMRWELNDLARRLDEQPPAAQIPDGHAAAAESTGSQVSPVARRLFQAIDDLPEEEREAFSLIRIQGLTRGEAAEILDVSVKTVQRRVNRAVLLLSHTVGDLRPVDSLPSEP comes from the coding sequence GTGGACCAGCAGAACACCACTCTCGCAGTTCAGGGGTATCTGGATGAACTCGCCGGGCTCCAGGGCGATTCGCTGGCCGAGCCGTTGGTGCGAGATCTGCTTGCCCGCTCGGTCGGACGCCTGGAGTTGCTCTGTGGGGCCCTTCTGTTTCGGAGCTATCCCCGGCTTACACGGGCACCCTTGAATCTCCAGACTGAGGAGATGCTTGGGGCCGTGGTTGAGCGTTTGCTGAAGGCCATGCGGAAGGCAAGGCCCGGGAACGTGCGTCAGTTCTTCGCCATCGCCAACCAGCACATGCGCTGGGAACTGAATGACCTGGCCCGACGCTTAGATGAACAACCGCCTGCAGCGCAGATTCCCGACGGCCATGCGGCCGCCGCGGAATCGACGGGATCCCAGGTCAGCCCCGTAGCTCGTCGGCTCTTTCAGGCGATCGACGACCTTCCTGAAGAGGAGCGCGAGGCGTTCAGTCTCATTCGCATTCAAGGGCTCACGCGAGGCGAAGCCGCGGAGATCCTTGATGTTTCGGTGAAGACTGTCCAGCGGCGAGTGAACCGTGCGGTGCTTCTCCTCAGTCACACTGTCGGCGATCTTCGGCCCGTGGACTCGCTGCCGAGTGAACCGTGA
- a CDS encoding copper-translocating P-type ATPase: MTTKNAGDDRAPAHGDTSHGSTPSHPWQPVSERCDLPIEGMTCASCAMRIEKRLAKQPGVTSASVNFATKVATVKFDPVATGPEALAKAVDDIGYRAIVPAARSAGPRAPHGQSGHDHAAMLRETDSTRLRPHAHGQHAAAGGDDHSAHMSVGEAEAQRLLVKIIVGATLSLPVLVIAMSHGTIDAFNVPWINWLQLALTTPVLFWCGWQFFRSAWKGLRHFSANMDTLVAMGTGAAYVYSLAATVWPSFFAGVAGGAAGAGGAAHVAHAADVTGGTHMVPVYFEAAAVIIVLILLGKYFEARASGRTTAAIKRLIGLQPKTARVLRDGVEGDVPIEAVVVGDRVLVRPGEKIPVDGTVESGQSAVDESMLTGESLPIEKKAGDSVFGATMNTTGALRLIATKVGADSALQQIVRLVQEAQGSKAPIARLADRISGVFVPIVIGIALATFIVWWYVSPPDSRLSMALVTAVSVLIIACPCALGLATPTAIVVGTGRGAEQGILIKDGEALETAHKLTAIVFDKTGTITHGRPAVTDVVPAANSGVDAEELLRLAASAERHSEHPLAAAIVREATARGARLVEPTEFGAIVGHGVEASVDGKRLLVGKAALLEQRGIAITLADKGAELAAMGRTPMFVAIDGREAGIVAVADTIRPESKEAVETMRGLGLRVVMMTGDNRLTAEAVASQVGVDQVFAEVLPKDKADKVRSLQEEGHVVGMVGDGINDAPALARADVGLAVGTGTDVAMESADITLMRGDLRAVPQAIALSHATMRTIRQNLFWAFIYNVVGIPVAAGVLYPLTGWLLSPMIASAAMAFSSVSVVLNSLRLKRVR, encoded by the coding sequence ATGACTACCAAGAACGCTGGCGATGACCGCGCGCCCGCGCACGGCGATACCTCGCACGGCTCCACGCCATCGCACCCTTGGCAGCCCGTGTCGGAGCGGTGCGATCTGCCGATCGAGGGCATGACGTGCGCCTCGTGCGCCATGCGCATCGAGAAACGCCTGGCCAAGCAGCCCGGCGTCACCTCCGCGAGTGTCAACTTCGCCACCAAGGTCGCAACGGTGAAGTTCGATCCGGTGGCTACCGGCCCGGAGGCCCTGGCCAAGGCCGTGGACGACATCGGGTACAGGGCGATCGTGCCCGCGGCCCGATCTGCCGGCCCTCGAGCACCGCATGGACAGAGCGGCCACGATCACGCGGCGATGTTGCGCGAGACGGACTCGACACGGCTTCGGCCACACGCCCACGGGCAGCATGCGGCGGCTGGCGGAGACGACCATTCGGCCCACATGAGCGTGGGCGAGGCCGAGGCACAGCGCCTGCTGGTCAAGATCATCGTTGGGGCGACCCTTTCGCTGCCGGTGCTTGTCATCGCGATGTCGCACGGCACGATCGACGCGTTCAATGTTCCCTGGATCAACTGGCTCCAGCTCGCGCTGACCACGCCCGTGCTCTTCTGGTGCGGGTGGCAGTTCTTCCGCTCGGCCTGGAAGGGTCTCCGGCATTTCAGCGCGAACATGGACACGCTGGTCGCGATGGGCACGGGCGCGGCGTACGTCTACTCGCTGGCGGCGACGGTCTGGCCGTCGTTCTTCGCGGGTGTGGCGGGCGGCGCTGCGGGGGCGGGCGGAGCGGCACACGTTGCGCACGCCGCAGACGTAACGGGCGGGACGCACATGGTGCCCGTCTATTTCGAAGCCGCCGCGGTCATCATCGTGCTCATCCTTCTGGGCAAGTACTTCGAGGCCCGGGCCTCCGGCCGAACCACCGCAGCGATCAAGCGGCTGATCGGCCTGCAACCCAAGACCGCCCGGGTGCTGCGGGACGGCGTCGAGGGCGACGTGCCGATCGAGGCCGTTGTGGTCGGTGACCGCGTGCTGGTGCGGCCCGGCGAGAAGATCCCCGTGGACGGCACGGTCGAGAGCGGGCAGTCGGCGGTCGATGAGTCGATGCTGACCGGCGAGAGCTTGCCCATCGAGAAGAAGGCCGGCGACAGCGTTTTTGGCGCGACGATGAACACGACCGGAGCCCTGCGGCTCATCGCGACCAAGGTGGGGGCCGACTCCGCACTCCAGCAGATCGTGCGGCTGGTGCAGGAGGCCCAGGGGAGCAAGGCCCCGATCGCCCGCCTTGCCGACAGGATCAGCGGCGTCTTCGTGCCCATCGTGATCGGCATCGCTCTGGCGACCTTCATCGTGTGGTGGTACGTGTCGCCACCAGACTCCCGGTTGAGCATGGCTCTGGTCACGGCGGTGTCGGTGCTCATCATCGCGTGCCCGTGCGCGCTCGGATTGGCAACGCCAACGGCGATCGTGGTCGGCACGGGACGCGGGGCCGAGCAAGGCATCCTCATCAAGGACGGCGAAGCCCTGGAGACTGCGCACAAACTGACCGCGATCGTGTTCGATAAGACGGGGACGATCACACACGGGAGGCCCGCGGTGACGGATGTCGTCCCTGCCGCGAACTCGGGCGTTGACGCTGAGGAACTTCTGCGGCTGGCGGCCTCGGCGGAGCGTCACAGCGAGCACCCGCTCGCCGCGGCGATCGTGCGCGAGGCGACTGCCCGGGGCGCGCGACTGGTCGAGCCCACGGAGTTTGGCGCGATCGTCGGGCATGGTGTCGAGGCGAGCGTGGATGGGAAGCGGCTGCTCGTGGGCAAGGCGGCGCTGCTCGAACAGCGCGGTATCGCGATCACCCTCGCGGACAAGGGCGCGGAACTGGCGGCGATGGGGCGCACGCCGATGTTTGTTGCGATCGATGGGCGTGAGGCGGGGATCGTGGCTGTCGCTGACACGATCCGGCCGGAGTCAAAGGAGGCGGTCGAGACGATGCGCGGGCTGGGGCTGCGGGTGGTGATGATGACCGGCGACAACCGGCTCACGGCGGAGGCCGTGGCGTCGCAGGTGGGGGTCGATCAGGTCTTTGCCGAGGTGCTGCCGAAGGACAAGGCCGACAAGGTTCGATCGCTGCAGGAGGAGGGCCATGTCGTGGGCATGGTGGGCGACGGCATCAACGATGCGCCGGCGCTCGCGCGGGCGGACGTCGGGCTCGCTGTCGGTACGGGGACGGACGTCGCGATGGAGTCGGCGGACATCACGCTCATGCGGGGCGATCTCCGCGCGGTGCCGCAGGCGATCGCCCTCTCGCACGCGACGATGCGGACGATTCGTCAGAACCTCTTCTGGGCGTTCATCTACAACGTGGTGGGCATCCCCGTCGCGGCGGGCGTGCTCTATCCGCTTACCGGGTGGTTGCTCTCGCCGATGATCGCGAGCGCTGCGATGGCCTTCAGCAGCGTGAGTGTGGTGCTGAACAGCCTTCGACTCAAGCGTGTCCGGTAG